One genomic window of Psychrobacter cibarius includes the following:
- a CDS encoding Na(+)-translocating NADH-quinone reductase subunit C produces MSKPKSNNAKTISVALTLCLVCSVLVSAVAVGLKPAQIENARLDRNKNILVAAGMYDAESDTADDVAERFKDFDVEIIDLSKGSYVDDEALKAAGIPDRNAYDASQATKNKALSEDLGNNDPAGIGRKPKYAKVYVKKDDAGKPEMVVLPIQGYGLWGTIYGFLTLESDMNTIKGISFYEHKETPGLGARIEEPEWRAKWSGIHSYDENGNVATGVTKAGTPKENWVDGISGATLTGRGVSNMIQFWLGEQGYKPYLDTLRKESGQAIDNAADTQATQSTLSAQPETELAAKRPVANGKEA; encoded by the coding sequence ATGTCCAAGCCCAAAAGTAATAATGCGAAAACCATCAGTGTGGCATTGACGCTATGCTTGGTGTGTTCCGTCTTAGTTTCAGCAGTAGCGGTTGGTCTAAAACCTGCTCAAATTGAAAACGCACGCTTAGACCGTAACAAAAACATCTTGGTTGCCGCTGGCATGTACGATGCCGAGTCTGATACAGCAGATGATGTTGCTGAACGTTTTAAAGATTTCGATGTCGAAATTATTGACTTAAGTAAAGGCAGCTACGTTGATGATGAAGCTCTAAAAGCCGCTGGCATCCCTGATCGTAATGCTTATGACGCAAGCCAAGCGACTAAGAATAAAGCACTGAGTGAAGATTTAGGCAACAATGACCCTGCTGGTATTGGTCGCAAGCCTAAATATGCCAAAGTCTATGTTAAAAAAGATGACGCAGGCAAACCTGAAATGGTTGTTTTGCCGATTCAAGGCTATGGACTATGGGGCACTATCTATGGTTTCTTAACCCTTGAAAGCGATATGAATACCATCAAAGGCATCAGCTTTTATGAGCATAAAGAAACCCCAGGTCTGGGTGCTCGTATCGAAGAGCCAGAGTGGCGTGCGAAGTGGAGCGGTATCCACTCATATGACGAAAATGGTAATGTTGCCACGGGTGTGACCAAAGCGGGTACACCGAAAGAGAACTGGGTCGATGGTATCAGTGGTGCAACCTTGACCGGTCGCGGTGTCAGTAACATGATTCAGTTTTGGTTGGGTGAGCAAGGTTATAAGCCTTATTTAGATACGCTACGTAAAGAGAGTGGTCAAGCAATTGATAATGCGGCAGATACACAAGCTACGCAATCAACGCTGAGCGCTCAACCTGAAACCGAACTGGCAGCCAAGCGACCAGTAGCAAACGGCAAGGAGGCATAA
- a CDS encoding NADH:ubiquinone reductase (Na(+)-transporting) subunit D, translating to MADTKSILTSPIFDNNPIALQILGICSALAVTTSMANAMVMCVALTLVTAFSSFFISIIRKQIPSSIRIIVQMTIIASLVILVDQVLKAVAYDVSKGLSVFVGLIITNCIVMGRAEAFAMSNPPVPSFLDGIGNGLGYSAVLLFVATIRELLGSGTWFGITILQPVTDGGWYIPNGLLLLPPSAFFIIGLFIAIIRIWKPEQVEDAEFVMKPQSKGMAHGGGH from the coding sequence ATGGCTGACACTAAAAGTATTTTAACCTCGCCTATTTTTGATAATAACCCCATTGCCCTACAGATCCTTGGTATCTGTTCGGCGCTGGCTGTCACCACAAGCATGGCCAATGCCATGGTAATGTGTGTGGCGTTGACCTTAGTCACGGCGTTTTCAAGCTTCTTTATCTCGATCATTCGTAAACAGATTCCATCAAGTATTCGTATTATCGTACAGATGACTATTATTGCCTCATTGGTTATCTTGGTCGATCAGGTGCTAAAAGCCGTTGCTTATGATGTGAGTAAAGGCTTGTCGGTCTTCGTTGGTTTGATTATCACCAACTGTATCGTGATGGGTCGTGCCGAAGCATTTGCCATGAGCAATCCACCAGTGCCAAGCTTTTTAGATGGTATTGGTAATGGTCTTGGCTATTCTGCGGTTTTGCTGTTTGTCGCGACTATCCGTGAGCTACTTGGCTCAGGTACGTGGTTTGGTATCACCATCCTACAGCCTGTCACTGATGGCGGTTGGTATATTCCGAACGGTCTATTACTGTTGCCACCGTCAGCATTCTTTATTATTGGTTTGTTCATTGCCATTATCCGTATCTGGAAACCTGAGCAGGTTGAAGACGCTGAATTTGTAATGAAGCCGCAGTCTAAAGGCATGGCACATGGAGGCGGTCACTAA
- the nqrE gene encoding NADH:ubiquinone reductase (Na(+)-transporting) subunit E encodes MGHYVSLFITSVFIENMALAYFLGMCTFLAVSKKVSTAIGLGVAVVVVMAITVPLNNLLFQFILKDGALAWAGFPDVDLSFLGLLSYIGLIAATVQILEMFLDKFVPSLYNALGVFLPLITVNCAILGGVLFMVERDYNFGESVVYGVGAGFGWALAITALAGIREKLKYSDIPAPLRGLGITFITVGLMSLGFMSFGGMSI; translated from the coding sequence ATGGGACATTATGTTAGTTTATTTATAACCTCAGTCTTTATTGAGAATATGGCGCTGGCCTATTTCTTAGGTATGTGTACTTTCTTGGCCGTATCAAAGAAGGTTTCAACCGCTATTGGTCTGGGTGTTGCCGTGGTCGTCGTGATGGCGATTACCGTACCGCTAAACAACTTACTCTTTCAGTTCATTCTAAAAGATGGTGCGCTGGCATGGGCAGGTTTCCCTGATGTCGACTTAAGCTTTTTGGGCTTGCTCAGTTATATCGGCTTGATTGCTGCGACCGTACAGATTCTAGAGATGTTCCTCGATAAGTTCGTCCCTAGTTTGTATAACGCCCTTGGGGTGTTCTTGCCACTCATCACTGTAAACTGTGCCATCTTAGGTGGTGTACTGTTTATGGTTGAGCGTGACTATAATTTCGGCGAATCTGTCGTATATGGTGTGGGCGCAGGCTTCGGTTGGGCATTGGCGATTACCGCATTGGCCGGTATCCGTGAAAAGTTAAAATACTCAGACATTCCAGCACCGCTGCGTGGTCTTGGTATTACCTTTATCACAGTTGGTCTAATGTCACTTGGCTTTATGTCTTTCGGCGGTATGTCAATTTAG
- the nqrF gene encoding NADH:ubiquinone reductase (Na(+)-transporting) subunit F — protein MDYATAIGGVAMFTLIIMGLVAIILAARSRLVSSGDVTIHINDNPDNDVVTPAGGKLLQTLASEGIFLSSACGGGGTCAQCRCRVIEGGGSILPTEEGYFTQGEIRNHMRLACQVAVKQDMKIEIDPEFFDVQKWECEVLSNDNVATFIKELVLKIPDGEEVNFRAGGYVQLEAPPHEVHYKDFIIDEEYREDWEKFGIFNYVSKVDEPVIRAYSMANYPEEKGLIKFNIRIASPPPRGPDGIPPGKMSSWVFSLVPGDKVTVSGPYGEFFAKETEAEMIFVGGGAGMAPMRSHIFDQLKRLHTKRKISFWYGARSIREMFYVEDYDQLAEEFDNFEWHVALSDPLPEDNWEGPTGFIHNVLLENYLKNHPNPEDCEYYMCGPPMMNAAVIDMLHSLGVEDENIMLDDFGG, from the coding sequence ATGGATTACGCTACGGCGATTGGTGGCGTTGCTATGTTTACCTTGATCATCATGGGCCTCGTTGCCATTATTTTGGCGGCGCGCTCAAGACTGGTCAGTTCAGGCGATGTTACCATCCATATCAATGATAATCCCGATAATGACGTCGTGACCCCAGCAGGCGGTAAATTACTACAAACCCTTGCAAGCGAAGGTATTTTCTTATCTTCAGCCTGTGGTGGCGGTGGTACTTGTGCGCAGTGTCGTTGCCGCGTTATTGAAGGGGGCGGCTCTATCTTGCCCACCGAAGAAGGCTATTTTACTCAAGGCGAAATTCGCAATCACATGCGTTTGGCTTGTCAGGTAGCCGTTAAGCAAGACATGAAAATCGAGATTGACCCTGAGTTTTTCGATGTACAAAAGTGGGAATGTGAAGTTCTCTCTAATGACAACGTTGCTACCTTTATTAAAGAGCTAGTCCTTAAGATTCCAGATGGCGAAGAAGTGAACTTCCGTGCTGGTGGTTATGTGCAGTTAGAGGCGCCACCGCATGAAGTGCATTATAAAGACTTTATCATTGACGAAGAATACCGCGAAGACTGGGAAAAATTTGGTATTTTCAACTATGTCTCAAAAGTTGATGAGCCAGTTATTCGTGCTTACTCGATGGCCAACTACCCTGAAGAAAAAGGCCTTATTAAGTTTAATATTCGTATCGCTAGTCCACCGCCACGCGGTCCTGACGGTATTCCACCAGGCAAAATGTCCTCATGGGTATTTAGCCTAGTACCTGGCGATAAAGTTACGGTTTCAGGTCCTTATGGTGAATTCTTTGCGAAAGAAACTGAAGCTGAAATGATTTTCGTTGGTGGTGGTGCTGGTATGGCACCGATGCGCTCGCACATCTTCGATCAGCTTAAACGCTTACATACTAAGCGTAAAATCAGCTTTTGGTATGGTGCACGCTCTATTCGTGAGATGTTCTATGTTGAAGATTATGATCAACTAGCAGAAGAGTTTGATAACTTTGAGTGGCATGTGGCTTTGTCTGATCCATTACCAGAAGACAATTGGGAAGGTCCAACCGGCTTTATCCATAATGTACTACTTGAAAATTATCTGAAAAACCATCCAAACCCAGAAGACTGTGAATACTACATGTGTGGGCCACCGATGATGAATGCGGCGGTCATCGACATGCTACACAGCTTAGGCGTGGAAGATGAAAACATCATGCTTGATGACTTCGGTGGTTAA
- a CDS encoding SDR family NAD(P)-dependent oxidoreductase yields the protein MKTNIKDLTIWITGASSGIGAALSIAFAKRGATIILSGRDEAKLVAVKNRCKNSKNHFIIPFDITDAKQAKDAYKTAKAQAGKIDWLINNAGISQRSLIMETTEEVERQIMEIDYFAQTRLTRLVLPNMIAQGGGKIVMVSSVAGLLGTQYRGAYGAAKAALHMWANSLRAELYEQGIEVATVFPGFIQTSISINALTGDGSAQGTMDEATNKGLTAATFAKQVIKALIKGEEYIIVAGNKEKLATTVNRLSPPKLYKLIRESKVK from the coding sequence ATGAAAACCAACATTAAAGATTTGACCATTTGGATTACTGGTGCTTCTAGTGGTATCGGCGCAGCATTATCTATCGCCTTTGCCAAACGTGGTGCCACCATTATTTTAAGTGGACGTGATGAGGCAAAATTAGTAGCAGTCAAAAACCGCTGTAAAAACAGCAAAAATCATTTCATCATCCCTTTTGATATCACCGATGCCAAACAAGCAAAAGACGCGTATAAGACAGCTAAAGCTCAAGCTGGAAAAATTGATTGGCTTATTAATAATGCTGGCATCAGTCAACGCTCGCTTATTATGGAAACCACTGAAGAAGTTGAGCGCCAAATTATGGAGATAGATTATTTTGCGCAGACACGTCTTACTAGACTGGTATTGCCCAATATGATCGCGCAAGGTGGCGGCAAAATTGTCATGGTATCCAGTGTTGCAGGTTTATTAGGCACACAATATCGCGGCGCTTATGGAGCAGCCAAAGCCGCACTTCATATGTGGGCAAACAGTCTGCGTGCGGAACTGTACGAGCAAGGCATAGAGGTGGCAACGGTATTCCCTGGATTTATTCAAACCAGTATTTCTATTAATGCCTTGACTGGTGACGGTAGCGCGCAAGGAACGATGGACGAGGCGACCAATAAAGGATTAACCGCAGCTACCTTTGCTAAACAGGTCATAAAAGCCCTGATTAAGGGTGAAGAATATATCATCGTGGCAGGTAATAAAGAAAAGCTGGCGACCACGGTCAATCGCCTATCGCCGCCAAAACTATATAAGCTCATCCGTGAATCAAAAGTAAAATAA
- a CDS encoding FAD:protein FMN transferase, whose amino-acid sequence MQKLAPLSLSNKSMKTTLLPVMAISAVFSLSACQQTPDYDYLSGETMGTSYHISYQLPADADEAAIQASIDKRLQQINDSMSTYQADSTISKFNQLSKDIPLTIDADFAHVLDVSRIVYQQSGGAFDPTVMPLVETWGFGSTMTVERLQSPPTALEIAQAKALVDFESIVQKEQSIYKTKDGVGLDFSAVAKGYGVDVIADVLRDDYQIRNYMVEIGGEIATSGVNNQQQPWQIAIDAPIEDSTVSERQTISAIRQPINTDNQMYLATSGNYRNSVIFDGQRYSHTIDPTTGKPIAGGAPSVTVAADSVALADAWATALTAMPYKKALATAKAQDIAALFVVLADEAKATDSDKNTDQWQVVQTPAMQALRADKQP is encoded by the coding sequence ATGCAAAAATTAGCCCCACTCTCATTGTCTAACAAATCGATGAAAACCACCTTATTGCCCGTTATGGCTATCAGTGCTGTATTCAGTCTTAGTGCTTGCCAGCAAACGCCAGATTATGATTATCTCAGCGGTGAGACCATGGGAACGAGCTACCATATCAGTTATCAGCTACCTGCGGATGCAGATGAAGCTGCCATCCAAGCGTCGATTGATAAGCGCTTGCAGCAAATCAATGACAGTATGTCTACCTATCAAGCAGACTCTACTATCTCTAAGTTCAACCAGTTAAGTAAAGACATCCCTCTCACTATCGATGCAGATTTTGCTCACGTGCTTGATGTGTCACGAATCGTCTATCAGCAATCTGGTGGCGCCTTTGATCCTACCGTCATGCCATTGGTAGAGACTTGGGGCTTTGGTAGCACCATGACCGTTGAGCGCTTGCAAAGTCCACCGACAGCACTTGAGATTGCTCAAGCAAAAGCCTTGGTAGATTTTGAGAGCATTGTACAAAAAGAGCAGAGCATTTATAAAACCAAAGACGGGGTCGGGCTTGATTTCTCAGCAGTTGCTAAAGGTTATGGCGTCGATGTAATCGCCGATGTGCTCAGAGATGACTATCAAATTCGCAACTACATGGTAGAGATAGGGGGTGAAATTGCAACCTCTGGGGTCAATAACCAACAGCAGCCGTGGCAAATTGCGATTGATGCGCCTATTGAGGACAGTACGGTCAGCGAGCGTCAAACAATATCAGCGATTCGTCAACCCATCAATACCGATAATCAGATGTATTTGGCAACTTCTGGCAACTATCGTAATTCCGTCATATTCGACGGTCAGCGCTACAGTCATACGATTGATCCAACCACTGGCAAGCCTATCGCGGGCGGCGCACCATCGGTAACCGTTGCAGCAGACTCAGTCGCACTAGCAGATGCGTGGGCAACCGCCCTCACTGCAATGCCTTATAAAAAAGCCCTTGCAACAGCCAAAGCACAAGATATAGCTGCCTTGTTTGTTGTCTTAGCTGATGAGGCAAAGGCGACGGATTCTGATAAGAATACTGACCAGTGGCAAGTGGTACAAACACCAGCGATGCAAGCATTACGTGCTGACAAACAGCCTTAG
- the nqrM gene encoding (Na+)-NQR maturation NqrM, protein MLSQLLPMLAITFTVFVLFFIFMGIGYMVKKKPLRGSCGGVAKLMGDENCSFCGNDPNKCDSIVAEQQENALKAAQLGKPV, encoded by the coding sequence ATGCTTAGTCAATTGCTTCCCATGCTTGCCATTACCTTTACCGTATTCGTCCTGTTCTTTATCTTTATGGGTATCGGTTATATGGTCAAAAAGAAGCCGCTTAGAGGATCTTGTGGCGGCGTTGCTAAACTAATGGGTGATGAAAATTGCTCGTTTTGTGGAAATGATCCCAATAAGTGTGATTCAATCGTGGCAGAACAGCAAGAAAACGCCCTTAAAGCCGCTCAGCTAGGCAAACCTGTATAA
- a CDS encoding MFS transporter — translation MSTSTDLPPDVPLQSHSDTPSPFELPSSRFTFWLILCAMILLATNMRAPIVALGSIAPVVQDALNISETQIGWLGAVPMLTFAVGALIAPAIGKRFGLENTLIAMIALLTIGMMIRTVIPTWSGFLIGTLLLTLAIGFANTLAAPVIKQRTPQHIPLITGLFSLTMTVTAGIVAGVVLPLSEQVGWQWALGGWSLLGIFAIVIWIFLRLRLGSSSHQAIVPPTSGSSDISMWRTPFAWQIAVFMGLQSLLFYTVASFLPSIWVSKGLSAVQAGQMASVFQFMAPVSILSLTWLINRGRPIQALAVFAAVLNVIGILGINYLSTDLAWLWSGLMGIGCSAIFTLSMMLFSLRTYTTNQSSELSGMAQFVGYLIAFFGPLGTGWLHEATGSWDLPLFIMLILMVINVVIAWVVSRPVMVDGKKL, via the coding sequence ATGTCTACCTCTACTGATTTGCCACCTGATGTGCCATTACAGTCTCATTCAGATACGCCATCACCGTTTGAGCTGCCCTCCTCACGCTTCACTTTTTGGCTCATCTTATGTGCCATGATTTTGCTCGCCACCAATATGCGTGCGCCTATTGTTGCTCTCGGCTCTATTGCCCCTGTCGTACAAGATGCCCTCAATATCTCTGAGACGCAGATTGGTTGGCTAGGAGCAGTGCCCATGCTGACTTTTGCAGTGGGCGCACTGATCGCGCCAGCCATTGGTAAGCGTTTTGGGCTTGAGAATACGCTCATTGCGATGATTGCGTTATTAACGATTGGTATGATGATTCGTACCGTTATTCCCACTTGGTCTGGGTTTTTGATTGGTACGTTATTGTTGACCTTGGCTATCGGTTTTGCGAATACCTTAGCTGCCCCTGTTATTAAACAGCGTACGCCCCAGCATATTCCACTCATAACAGGGCTATTTAGTCTAACGATGACGGTTACGGCAGGCATCGTCGCCGGAGTTGTACTGCCATTATCTGAGCAAGTGGGCTGGCAATGGGCACTGGGTGGGTGGTCGCTATTGGGTATTTTTGCGATCGTTATTTGGATATTTTTACGGTTGCGGCTTGGTTCCTCTAGTCATCAAGCCATTGTGCCACCTACCTCTGGATCTTCTGACATCTCCATGTGGCGTACGCCTTTTGCTTGGCAAATTGCGGTATTTATGGGGCTGCAATCACTGTTATTTTATACCGTTGCCAGTTTTTTGCCATCCATTTGGGTCAGCAAAGGGCTATCTGCAGTGCAAGCAGGACAAATGGCTTCAGTGTTTCAGTTTATGGCGCCAGTCTCTATTTTGAGCCTGACGTGGCTGATCAATCGCGGCCGCCCTATTCAGGCGCTGGCGGTGTTTGCAGCGGTGCTGAATGTTATTGGTATTTTAGGAATTAATTATTTATCTACCGACCTCGCGTGGTTGTGGTCAGGTCTGATGGGCATTGGCTGCTCCGCTATTTTTACCTTGAGTATGATGCTGTTCTCCTTACGTACTTATACGACCAACCAATCTAGTGAGCTGTCGGGTATGGCGCAATTCGTCGGTTATTTGATTGCATTTTTTGGTCCCTTAGGGACAGGTTGGCTACATGAAGCGACTGGCAGCTGGGATTTACCGCTATTCATTATGCTCATTTTGATGGTTATCAACGTCGTCATTGCTTGGGTAGTGAGTCGTCCAGTGATGGTCGATGGCAAAAAGCTTTAA